One Setaria viridis chromosome 5, Setaria_viridis_v4.0, whole genome shotgun sequence genomic region harbors:
- the LOC117859022 gene encoding dnaJ protein P58IPK homolog A, whose translation MVRAWGRAALPPLLILCLLHLQYSPLVVAQEGQEKDPATLFARASEMMNLRKYDGALGLLNAVLEVDPNHSEAYRQRASVLRHKCRYKEAESDYNKYLELNPATASVEKELSQLLQAQNSLQSAYGQFDSGDFSKVLEYINKIVLVFSPGCLKAKLLKAKALLALKDYSSVISETGFILKEDEDNLDALLLRGRAYYYLADHDVASRHYQKGLRLDPEHSDLKKAYFGLKNLLKKTKSAEDNAARGKLRVSAENYKAALAMDPDHTAYNVHLYLGLCKTLVKLGRGKEAISSCTEALNIDSDLVDALTQRGEAKLLSEDWEGAVQDLKEAAQKSPQDMGIREALMRAEKQLKLSKRKDWYKILGISKTASAAEIKRAYKKLALQWHPDKNVDKREEAENMFREIAAAYEVLGDEDKRVRYDRGEDIDEMNMGGGGGGGFNPFGGGGQQYTFHFDGGFPGGGFPGGGGFQFNF comes from the exons ATGGTGCGGGCatgggggcgggcggcgctgcCTCCGCTCCTCATCCTCTGCCTCCTCCACCTGCAGTACTCCCCGCTGGTCGTCGCCCAAG AAGGTCAAGAAAAAGACCCTGCAACTCTGTTCGCACGAGCCTCGGAGATGATGAACCTGAGGAAATATGATGGGGCGCTTGGCCTGCTAAATGCTGTGCTGGAAGTTGACCCAAATCATTCTGAAGCTTACAGGCAACGTGCATCTGTGCTTCGTCATAAGTGCAG ATACAAGGAAGCTGAGAGCGACTATAACAAATACCTGGAGCTAAATCCTGCGACTGCTTCAGTGGAAAAGGAATTATCTCAGCTTCTGCAGGCTCAAAATTCATTACAGTCTGCTTATGGTCAGTTTGATTCCGGAGACTTTTCAAAAGTCCTGGAATACATCAACAAAATTGTGCTCGTCTTTTCTCCAGGTTGCTTAAAG GCAAAGCTTCTCAAGGCTAAAGCGTTGCTAGCACTGAAAGATTACTCAAGTGTTATTTCAGAGACTGGATTTATCCTaaaggaagatgaagacaaCTTGGATGCGCTGCTACTACGTGGTCGCGCCTACTATTACCTTGCTGATCATGATGTGGCCTCTAG GCACTACCAGAAAGGGCTTCGTCTTGATCCAGAGCATTCAGATTTGAAGAAAGCATATTTCGGGTTGAAAAATCTTTTGAAGAAGACTAAGAGT GCTGAAGATAATGCTGCCAGGGGTAAGCTACGTGTGTCTGCTGAGAACTACAAGGCAGCTCTAGCAATGGATCCTGACCATACTGCTTATAATGTACATCTTTATCTTGGGTTATGTAAAACTCTGGTTAAACTTGGGAGAGGTAAGGAGGCCATCAGCAGTTGTACTGAAGCACTCAACATAGACAGCGATCTTGTTGATGCACTTACACAG AGAGGTGAAGCTAAACTTCTCTCAGAAGATTGGGAAGGAGCGGTTCAAGATCTAAAAGAGGCCGCCCAGAAATCTCCACAG GATATGGGCATCCGCGAAGCACTTATGAGAGCTGAAAAGCAGCTTAAGTTGAGCAAAAGAAAAGACTGGTACAAAATCCTTGGTATTTCGAAGACAGCATCAGCTGCAGAGATAAAACGTGCCTACAAAAAGCTGGCATTGCAGTGGCATCCAGATAAAAACGTTGATAAGCGGGAGGAAGCAGAAAACATGTTTCGAGAAATTGCCGCTGCTTATGAG GTGCTTGGTGATGAAGACAAACGTGTAAGGTATGACCGTGGAGAGGATATCGACGAGATGAAtatgggaggcggcggcggcggtggcttcaATCCTTTTGGGGGAGGCGGCCAGCAGTACACGTTTCATTTCGACGGTGGGTtccccggcggcggcttccCTGGAGGTGGAGGCTTTCAGTTCAACTTTTGA
- the LOC117859088 gene encoding uncharacterized protein At4g28440 encodes MAADSGARRQPTFTKVDQLRPGTHGHNLIVKVVDSKMVVQRGREGGPQGRQMRIAECLVGDETGIIVFTARNDQVDVMKPGTTVELRNAKIDMFKGSMRLAVDKWGIVKAAESPAEFTAKEDNNMSLIEFELVTVVE; translated from the exons ATGGCGGCAGACTCTGGCGCTCGTAGGCAGCCAACCTTCACCAAGGTTGACCAGCTGCGCCCGGGGACCCACGGCCACAACCTCATCGTCAAGGTCGTCGACTCCAAGATGGTCGTCCAGAGGGGCCGCGAGGGAGGGCCCCAGGGCAGGCAGATGAGGATTGCTGAGTGCTTGGTCGGCGATGAAACCGGCATCATCGTCTTCACTGCAAGAAACGACCAAG TGGATGTAATGAAGCCTGGAACAACTGTTGAACTGAGGAATGCAAAGATTGACATGTTCAAGGGTTCGATGCGGCTCGCGGTGGACAAGTGGGGAATTGTGAAGGCTGCTGAAAGCCCGGCTGAGTTCACAGCGAAGGAGGACAACAACATGTCCTTGATTGAGTTTGAGCTAGTGACCGTGGTGGAGTGA
- the LOC140223014 gene encoding putative F-box protein At1g65770 has product MAAAGWSSLPADLLKEISGRLSSDADLLHIHQVCPHWRASTSLPAACRPWVVAGRARRSGLIPIGDYSLRLPRRGARRIEVGAPPAGFPYCCGTSRGWLALVDDDRSPTRLVLWEFLSNTEISLPCPSPLTRIFVSDDPLISSNWFAIATQRKGRIGQKTLLWRPGDADWTMMYERGTSEIGSIAFLEGKAYYIDVAKNIIICDLNTPSPKCTRMYNIISLVNQLCKCDRFHPMRGVHLVACNGELLLVVLRLGNHPSPAEVYKPEWMPDLQVELHERVMDLGDYSLFVGRGDTFSLSAKEFPSIKRNCVYYAYNNYHQRYWISVFHLGSDVMEEIPYPEELKQDTTDWIPHAWFCPRKPLRSNELGAGKAFV; this is encoded by the coding sequence ATGGCTGCCGCCGGCTGGTCGTCCCTCCCCGCCGATCTCCTCAAGGAGATCTCCGGCCGGCTGTCCTCCGACGCCGACCTCCTCCACATCCACCAGGTCTGCCCCCACTGGCGAGCTTCCACCTCTCTCCCAGCCGCCTGCCGCCCATGGGTCGTTGCTGGCCGCGCTCGGCGGAGCGGATTGATACCAATCGGCGACTACTCACTCCGCCTCCCTCGTCGCGGCGCGCGGAGGATAGAAGTCGGTGCTCCTCCGGCCGGCTTCCCTTACTGCTGCGGCACGTCCCGGGGTTGGCTCGCCTTGGTCGACGACGACCGATCCCCAACGCGGCTCGTGCTGTGGGAATTTCTCTCCAATACGGAGATCTCTCTCCCATGTCCGAGCCCTCTCACCCGGATCTTTGTCTCCGATGATCCGCTCATATCGTCCAACTGGTTTGCGATTGCTACGCAGCGCAAGGGTCGGATAGGGCAGAAGACGCTCCTCTGGCGCCCTGGAGATGCCGACTGGACCATGATGTATGAGCGAGGTACGTCCGAAATTGGTTCCATCGCATTCCTGGAAGGAAAAGCATACTACATCGATGTGGCGAAAAACATTATCATCTGTGATCTCAACACTCCTTCTCCCAAGTGTACTCGGATGTACAATATTATCTCCTTAGTGAATCAGCTCTGCAAGTGTGACAGGTTTCATCCCATGCGTGGGGTGCACCTGGTAGCCTGCAACGGTGAGCTGTTGCTTGTGGTGTTGCGTTTGGGAAACCATCCATCGCCGGCTGAAGTTTACAAGCCAGAGTGGATGCCGGACCTGCAAGTGGAGCTCCACGAGAGGGTGATGGACCTTGGTGACTACTCGCTGTTTGTGGGTCGAGGGGACACTTTTTCCCTCTCTGCAAAGGAGTTTCCTTCGATCAAGAGGAATTGTGTTTACTACGCATATAATAATTACCACCAAAGGTATTGGATATCTGTGTTCCATTTGGGATCTGATGTTATGGAAGAAATCCCTTACCCAGAGGAGCTCAAGCAAGACACAACCGACTGGATACCGCATGCCTGGTTTTGTCCTAGAAAACCCTTAAGAAGCAATGAGTTAGGTGCAGGTAAGGCCTTTGTCTAG